A stretch of the Papaver somniferum cultivar HN1 chromosome 6, ASM357369v1, whole genome shotgun sequence genome encodes the following:
- the LOC113288762 gene encoding uncharacterized protein LOC113288762 — MAVSVPLLHHLLKPHPPSFLFLEPLCLTSSLHLHKPLRSFIINPNSHSSSSTVSYFLKPSSSYLSSSSFSHPQIISTRVLLNQDREFDLDTENEIEEEFLTEDEGVEAEEVEDEIIGEAQIEQELEPLTELEVPVLTMKEKKELASYAHSLGKKLKSQQVGKSGVTSSQAAAFIENLESNELLKLKIHNSCPGELVDVVRALEKSTGSVAVGQIGRSVILYRPSITKLKAAEKRNQERKVYVRKGYTPRPTDTLLKKVEVPRFSGSGPVEDVFKLTLPVPDHSLL, encoded by the exons ATGGCAGTCTCAGTTCCTCTTCTCCACCATCTTCTGAAACCCCATCCTCCTTCTTTCCTCTTCTTAGAACCCCTCTGTTTAACTAGCTCTCTCCATTTACATAAACCTCTACGTTCTTtcatcataaaccctaattctcattcttcatcttctactGTTTCTTACTTCCTTAAACCCTCATCTTCTTACttatcttcatcatctttttcACATCCCCAAATTATCTCTACTAGGGTTTTGCTTAATCAAGACAGAGAATTCGACCTTGATACTGAAAATGAAATCGAAGAAGAATTCCTAACGGAAGATGAAGGAGTGGAAGCAGAAGAAGTGGAAGACGAAATAATAGGTGAAGCTCAAATTGAACAAGAACTGGAACCATTGACAGAATTGGAAGTACCTGTTTTGACtatgaaagaaaagaaagaacttGCATCTTATGCTCATAGTCTAGGAAAGAAACTTAAATCTCAACAAGTTGGTAAATCTGGTGTTACTTCTTCTCAAGCTGCTGCATTCATTGAAAACCTTGAATCCAATGAGCTCCTTAAG CTCAAAATACATAACAGCTGTCCAGGGGAGCTAGTTGATGTGGTGAGGGCATTGGAGAAATCAACTGGATCAGTAGCTGTGGGTCAGATTGGCCGGTCTGTAATTCTATACAGACCCAGCATTACCAAATTAAAAGCAGCAGAGAAACGAAACCAAGAAAGAAAAGTATATGTGAGAAAAGGATACACACCGAGACCCACTGATACG TTGCTGAAGAAAGTGGAAGTGCCAAGATTCTCTGGAAGCGGTCCCGTGGAAGACGTGTTCAAACTCACCCTACCCGTACCCGATCATAGTTTGCTATAA
- the LOC113288764 gene encoding squalene synthase-like isoform X1: MVSIGAILKHPDEFRPLLKLKLASKHAEKQIPHEPHWHFCYSMLHKVSRSFALVIQQLGPELRNAVAIFYLVLRALDTVEDDTSIPNDIKVPILEAFHRHIYDRDWHFACGTNHYKVLMDEFHHVTTAFLELGKGYQEAIEEITKRMGAGMAKFILKEVETVDEYDEYCHYVAGLVGLGLSKLFHAANLEDLASDYLSNSMGLFLQKTNIIRDYLEDINEIPKSRMFWPREIWSKYVNKLEDLKNEENSEKAVQCLNDMVTNALLHMEDCLKYMAALRDPAIFRFCAIPQIMAIGTLALCYNNIEVFRGVVKMRRGLTAKVMDQTKTMSDVYGAFYDFSLMLKSKIDKNDPNATKTLNRIEAVQKACRDSGALNQRTSYILGNQSICNSTMIFVVFLVLAIMIAFVATK, from the exons ATGGTGAGTATCGGAGCAATATTGAAACATCCAGATGAATTCCGTCCGCTTCTGAAGCTGAAATTGGCATCGAAACATGCTGAAAAACAGATCCCTCATGAGCCTCATTGGCATTTTTGTTATTCTATGCTTCATAAAGTTTCTCGTAGTTTCGCCCTTGTTATTCAACAATTAGGTCCTGAGCTTCGAAACGCT GTTGCCATTTTTTATTTGGTTCTCAGAGCACTTGATACTGTTG AGGATGACACAAGCATACCTAATGACATAAAGGTGCCTATTCTGGAAGCTTTTCACCGTCACATATACGATCGTGATTGGCACTTCGCAT GTGGTACGAATCACTACAAAGTTCTCATGGACGAGTTTCATCACGTTACAACTGCATTTTTAGAGCTTGGAAAAGG TTATCAAGAGGCAATTGAAGAAATAACCAAAAGAATGGGTGCAGGAATGGCTAAATTTATACTGAAGGAG GTGGAAACAGTTGATGAGTACGATGAGTATTGTCACTATGTTGCTGGACTCGTTGGGCTAGGGTTGTCGAAACTTTTCCATGCTGCCAATTTGGAGGATTTGGCCTCTGATTACCTCTCAAATTCAATGGGCTTATTTCTTCAG AAAACTAATATTATTCGAGACTACCTGGAGGATATCAATGAGATTCCCAAGTCACGCATGTTCTGGCCTCGCGAAATTTGGAGTAAATATGTGAACAAGCTCGAG GACTTGAAAAATGAGGAGAACTCGGAGAAGGCAGTTCAGTGCTTGAACGATATGGTTACCAATGCATTACTGCACATGGAAGACTGCTTAAAGTACATGGCAGCTTTACGGGATCCCGCCATATTCCGGTTTTGTGCTATTCCTCAG ATCATGGCAATTGGAACACTTGCTTTATGCTACAACAACATTGAAGTTTTTAGAGGAGTAGTAAAGATGAGGCGTG GTCTGACGGCTAAGGTTATGGACCAAACAAAAACCATGTCTGACGTCTATGGTGCTTTCTATGATTTTTCGCTAATGCTGAAGAGCAAG ATTGACAAGAATGATCCAAATGCTACAAAAACACTCAACCGCATAGAAGCAGTACAGAAAGCTTGCAGGGATTCTGGTGCACTGAATCAAAG GACCTCCTACATACTTGGCAACCAGTCAATATGCAATTCAACTATG ATATTTGTGGTCTTCCTCGTGCTGGCGATCATGATTGCGTTTGTCGCGACCAAGTGA
- the LOC113288764 gene encoding squalene synthase-like isoform X2, protein MVSIGAILKHPDEFRPLLKLKLASKHAEKQIPHEPHWHFCYSMLHKVSRSFALVIQQLGPELRNAVAIFYLVLRALDTVEDDTSIPNDIKVPILEAFHRHIYDRDWHFACGTNHYKVLMDEFHHVTTAFLELGKGYQEAIEEITKRMGAGMAKFILKEVETVDEYDEYCHYVAGLVGLGLSKLFHAANLEDLASDYLSNSMGLFLQKTNIIRDYLEDINEIPKSRMFWPREIWSKYVNKLEDLKNEENSEKAVQCLNDMVTNALLHMEDCLKYMAALRDPAIFRFCAIPQIMAIGTLALCYNNIEVFRGVVKMRRGLTAKVMDQTKTMSDVYGAFYDFSLMLKSKIDKNDPNATKTLNRIEAVQKACRDSGALNQRYLWSSSCWRS, encoded by the exons ATGGTGAGTATCGGAGCAATATTGAAACATCCAGATGAATTCCGTCCGCTTCTGAAGCTGAAATTGGCATCGAAACATGCTGAAAAACAGATCCCTCATGAGCCTCATTGGCATTTTTGTTATTCTATGCTTCATAAAGTTTCTCGTAGTTTCGCCCTTGTTATTCAACAATTAGGTCCTGAGCTTCGAAACGCT GTTGCCATTTTTTATTTGGTTCTCAGAGCACTTGATACTGTTG AGGATGACACAAGCATACCTAATGACATAAAGGTGCCTATTCTGGAAGCTTTTCACCGTCACATATACGATCGTGATTGGCACTTCGCAT GTGGTACGAATCACTACAAAGTTCTCATGGACGAGTTTCATCACGTTACAACTGCATTTTTAGAGCTTGGAAAAGG TTATCAAGAGGCAATTGAAGAAATAACCAAAAGAATGGGTGCAGGAATGGCTAAATTTATACTGAAGGAG GTGGAAACAGTTGATGAGTACGATGAGTATTGTCACTATGTTGCTGGACTCGTTGGGCTAGGGTTGTCGAAACTTTTCCATGCTGCCAATTTGGAGGATTTGGCCTCTGATTACCTCTCAAATTCAATGGGCTTATTTCTTCAG AAAACTAATATTATTCGAGACTACCTGGAGGATATCAATGAGATTCCCAAGTCACGCATGTTCTGGCCTCGCGAAATTTGGAGTAAATATGTGAACAAGCTCGAG GACTTGAAAAATGAGGAGAACTCGGAGAAGGCAGTTCAGTGCTTGAACGATATGGTTACCAATGCATTACTGCACATGGAAGACTGCTTAAAGTACATGGCAGCTTTACGGGATCCCGCCATATTCCGGTTTTGTGCTATTCCTCAG ATCATGGCAATTGGAACACTTGCTTTATGCTACAACAACATTGAAGTTTTTAGAGGAGTAGTAAAGATGAGGCGTG GTCTGACGGCTAAGGTTATGGACCAAACAAAAACCATGTCTGACGTCTATGGTGCTTTCTATGATTTTTCGCTAATGCTGAAGAGCAAG ATTGACAAGAATGATCCAAATGCTACAAAAACACTCAACCGCATAGAAGCAGTACAGAAAGCTTGCAGGGATTCTGGTGCACTGAATCAAAG ATATTTGTGGTCTTCCTCGTGCTGGCGATCATGA